The following are encoded in a window of Providencia rettgeri genomic DNA:
- a CDS encoding YqcC family protein, which yields MNIEQRIIEKLRHLEEEMKLKLLWREQPPKQEAFESVEPFCIDTMEASEWLQWILIPRLQAIIDQGGSLPTSFAIAPYFEEAYKHDEEQQYLVLLEHLRELDSLFSTNSDR from the coding sequence ATGAATATAGAACAGCGCATCATTGAAAAACTTCGTCATCTCGAAGAGGAAATGAAATTAAAATTACTATGGCGTGAACAGCCGCCAAAACAGGAAGCTTTTGAGAGTGTAGAGCCATTTTGTATTGATACCATGGAAGCATCGGAATGGTTACAATGGATTTTAATTCCTCGTTTGCAAGCCATTATTGACCAAGGTGGCTCACTACCAACCAGTTTTGCTATCGCTCCCTATTTTGAAGAAGCGTACAAGCATGATGAAGAGCAACAATATCTGGTACTCCTCGAGCATTTACGTGAACTTGATAGCCTCTTTTCAACTAATTCAGACAGGTGA
- a CDS encoding DUF535 family protein yields MGLLKQWRKENKAWKAFSSKYVKLKRHIRIAKLPAAQYQQYQGMCQTYQSAQFASAIDGVPHFIERPINKYLHKAWSGKQKLLTASYTLDLIEKTFTPEAIEAMFSTKRKGLTVANIELKSGDFAQLTLIYSQYPREGDLTLHLRNETGDDIYLMSFSFGPEGQLYICSLQGPSTDQSVEQVRLITKQMHGMRPKNLLMSAVYAVAAYFKRTSIQGISNNCHIKSQHLKSSYDTFWQECGATLTSDGWYQLPLQEPTRDIESVKSQRRAEFRRREALRDAMTQEIVASLTSHSIR; encoded by the coding sequence ATGGGATTACTAAAGCAGTGGCGCAAGGAAAACAAGGCTTGGAAGGCCTTCAGTAGTAAATATGTTAAGCTCAAACGACACATTCGTATTGCGAAGCTCCCTGCTGCGCAATATCAACAATATCAAGGCATGTGCCAAACATATCAAAGCGCCCAGTTTGCTTCTGCGATAGATGGAGTTCCCCATTTTATTGAACGCCCAATAAATAAGTATCTGCACAAAGCTTGGAGTGGAAAACAAAAATTGCTGACGGCAAGTTATACACTGGATTTAATTGAAAAAACCTTTACTCCAGAAGCCATTGAAGCAATGTTTTCTACCAAACGTAAAGGGTTAACCGTTGCAAATATCGAGTTAAAATCCGGTGATTTTGCACAACTGACCTTAATTTACTCACAATACCCACGGGAAGGCGATCTCACTTTACATCTACGCAATGAAACAGGTGATGATATTTATTTAATGAGTTTTTCATTTGGACCTGAAGGCCAGCTTTATATATGCTCACTTCAAGGCCCATCTACCGACCAGAGCGTTGAACAAGTTCGCTTAATCACTAAGCAGATGCATGGAATGAGACCCAAAAATTTATTGATGTCTGCTGTTTACGCGGTTGCCGCTTATTTTAAACGCACATCAATTCAGGGCATTTCAAACAATTGTCATATTAAGAGCCAGCACTTAAAATCGAGCTACGATACTTTTTGGCAAGAATGTGGTGCAACATTGACTTCTGATGGCTGGTATCAACTTCCGTTGCAAGAACCCACTCGCGATATCGAATCAGTAAAAAGCCAGCGTCGTGCTGAATTTCGCCGACGTGAAGCGCTGCGTGATGCAATGACCCAAGAGATTGTTGCATCGTTAACCTCACATTCAATTCGTTAA
- the syd gene encoding SecY-interacting protein gives MNTLLSQALQHFTQNYISAWKQQTGLPPASTDLYGIPSPCIVRTGENWVYWEPQPFPAKDAHLNKVATALDISLQDDIHHFYTTQLAGDMKATFHDITLSLVQVWNEEDFIRLQENLIGHLVTQKRLKLSPTLFIATIDSEIEMISLCNLTGEVILEKFGSQERRVLSPNLASFINELIPVVEPLG, from the coding sequence ATGAATACATTACTCTCTCAAGCGTTACAGCATTTTACCCAAAACTATATTTCAGCGTGGAAACAACAAACAGGGTTACCGCCTGCATCCACTGATTTATATGGTATTCCTTCCCCGTGCATTGTAAGAACAGGTGAAAACTGGGTTTATTGGGAGCCTCAACCGTTTCCAGCTAAAGATGCTCATTTAAACAAAGTCGCAACCGCTTTGGATATCAGTTTACAAGATGATATTCATCATTTTTATACGACTCAGCTCGCAGGGGACATGAAAGCGACATTTCATGATATAACCTTAAGTTTGGTACAAGTATGGAATGAAGAGGATTTTATTCGTTTACAAGAAAATTTAATTGGTCATTTAGTGACTCAAAAACGGTTAAAATTATCTCCAACCTTATTTATTGCCACAATAGACTCTGAAATTGAAATGATTTCGCTGTGTAATTTAACGGGAGAAGTGATTTTAGAAAAATTTGGTAGCCAAGAACGACGTGTACTTTCACCCAACCTAGCGAGTTTTATTAACGAACTAATCCCAGTCGTCGAGCCTCTGGGGTAA
- the queF gene encoding NADPH-dependent 7-cyano-7-deazaguanine reductase QueF (Catalyzes the NADPH-dependent reduction of 7-cyano-7-deazaguanine (preQ0) to 7-aminomethyl-7-deazaguanine (preQ1) in queuosine biosynthesis) — MSHYQNNPTLDNLTLGKKTAYHDQYNASLLQPVPRSLNRDPLNIYASALPFHGADIWTLYELSWLNQRGVPQVAIGSISVNAASENLIESKSFKLYLNSFNQTRFETWENVRSVLQNDLSRCANGEVDVTLHKLEAFSHQAIQPLRGQCIDEQDISIEHYEFNRDYLAGSTQEQVVEETLVSHLLKSNCLITNQPDWGSVQIHYHGPKINHEALLRYLVSFRHHNEFHEQCVERIFNDIMQLCKPQKLSVYARYTRRGGLDINPWRSNESFEPELGRLARQ; from the coding sequence ATGTCACACTACCAGAACAATCCCACCCTTGACAATTTAACCCTCGGAAAAAAAACGGCTTATCACGATCAATACAATGCCTCATTACTGCAACCTGTTCCGCGGAGTTTAAATCGTGATCCCCTGAATATTTACGCATCTGCATTGCCATTTCATGGGGCGGATATTTGGACCTTATATGAACTTTCTTGGCTAAATCAACGTGGCGTTCCCCAAGTGGCAATTGGTTCGATAAGTGTTAACGCGGCAAGTGAAAACCTCATTGAATCGAAAAGTTTTAAGTTGTATCTCAATAGTTTTAACCAAACTCGCTTTGAAACTTGGGAAAATGTGCGAAGCGTTTTGCAAAATGATTTAAGCCGCTGTGCTAATGGTGAAGTTGACGTTACACTTCATAAGCTAGAGGCATTTTCTCATCAGGCAATCCAGCCATTACGTGGGCAGTGTATTGATGAGCAAGATATTAGTATCGAACATTACGAGTTTAACCGGGATTACTTAGCGGGTTCGACTCAAGAACAGGTGGTTGAGGAAACATTAGTCAGCCATTTACTAAAATCGAATTGTTTGATTACCAATCAACCAGATTGGGGCTCTGTACAAATTCATTATCATGGTCCTAAAATCAACCATGAAGCACTTTTACGGTATTTAGTTTCGTTCCGTCATCATAATGAATTTCATGAGCAATGTGTTGAGCGGATTTTTAACGATATTATGCAATTGTGTAAACCTCAGAAACTCAGTGTTTACGCACGCTATACCCGCCGTGGGGGGCTAGATATTAACCCATGGCGTAGCAATGAAAGTTTTGAACCTGAACTTGGTCGCTTAGCGCGCCAATAA
- the ppnN gene encoding nucleotide 5'-monophosphate nucleosidase PpnN: MITHISPLGSMDLLSQLEVDMLKRTASSDLYQLFRNCSLAVLHSGSLTDSSKELLEKSKNFDINVLRRERGVKLELIEPPEKAFVDGKIIRTLQANLFAVLRDILFVHAQINQAKAQFHFDTGNGTHITNMIFSILRNAHALHVGDEPSMIVCWGGHSINEIEYQYARKVGNELGLRELNICTGCGPGAMEAPMKGAAVGHAQQQYKDSRFIGLTEPSIIAAEPPNPLVNELIIMPDIEKRLEAFVRLGHGIIIFPGGVGTAEELLYLLGILMDPANKEQVLPLILTGPKESAEYFEVLDDFIRHTLGDAASKHYQIIIDDAQEVARVMKRSMPQVKENRRSTGDAYSFNWSIKIAHDLQHPFEPTHKNMASLNLHPGQAPEKLASDLRRAFSGIVAGNVKEFGMKAIEKHGPFKIHGDSELMKRMDVLLQGFVEQHRMKLPGGSAYEPCYEIVK; encoded by the coding sequence TTGATTACGCATATCAGTCCATTAGGATCTATGGATCTACTCTCGCAACTTGAAGTTGACATGCTTAAGCGCACTGCAAGTAGCGATTTATACCAGTTATTTAGAAATTGCTCATTGGCGGTTTTGCACTCAGGTAGCCTTACTGATAGCAGTAAAGAGCTGCTAGAAAAAAGTAAAAACTTTGATATCAACGTATTACGCCGTGAACGTGGTGTTAAGCTTGAACTTATCGAACCACCAGAAAAAGCATTTGTCGACGGGAAGATCATTCGGACTTTACAAGCGAATCTCTTTGCGGTTTTGCGTGATATTTTATTCGTTCATGCACAAATTAACCAAGCCAAAGCACAATTTCATTTTGATACTGGCAATGGCACGCATATCACTAATATGATTTTCTCTATCTTGAGAAATGCCCACGCTTTGCATGTTGGTGATGAGCCAAGCATGATTGTCTGTTGGGGGGGGCACTCAATTAATGAAATTGAATATCAATATGCCCGCAAAGTGGGTAACGAACTAGGTTTACGTGAACTGAACATCTGCACAGGTTGTGGACCGGGTGCGATGGAAGCACCAATGAAAGGGGCTGCTGTCGGTCATGCACAGCAACAGTATAAAGATAGCCGTTTCATCGGGTTAACTGAACCTTCGATCATCGCTGCTGAGCCACCTAACCCATTGGTTAACGAATTAATCATTATGCCTGATATCGAAAAACGTTTAGAAGCGTTTGTTCGTTTAGGTCACGGTATTATTATTTTCCCGGGTGGGGTGGGTACTGCTGAAGAATTGCTGTATTTACTGGGGATTTTGATGGATCCGGCAAATAAAGAGCAAGTTCTGCCGCTCATTTTAACGGGTCCAAAAGAGAGCGCGGAATACTTTGAAGTACTCGATGACTTTATCCGTCATACCTTAGGAGATGCAGCGAGCAAACATTACCAAATCATTATCGATGATGCCCAAGAAGTGGCTCGAGTAATGAAAAGAAGCATGCCGCAAGTCAAAGAAAATCGTCGTAGCACAGGCGATGCATATAGCTTCAATTGGTCAATTAAAATTGCGCACGATCTACAACATCCGTTCGAACCGACTCATAAAAATATGGCGTCACTGAACCTTCATCCAGGGCAAGCCCCTGAGAAATTGGCTTCAGATTTACGCCGCGCATTCTCTGGTATCGTTGCCGGTAACGTGAAAGAGTTTGGGATGAAAGCGATTGAAAAACACGGCCCATTCAAAATTCATGGCGATAGCGAACTGATGAAGCGTATGGATGTGTTATTACAAGGGTTTGTTGAACAGCATCGTATGAAATTACCCGGTGGTAGTGCCTATGAACCTTGCTATGAAATCGTGAAATAA
- the xni gene encoding flap endonuclease Xni, producing MIHLLIIDALNLIRRIHAVQGSPCGETCMSAISQLIAHTEATHIVAVFDEEGRHQSWRHEKLPDYKAGRQPMPEDLHTELPTLMALFKEKGIHCWQSEGDEADDLAATLATRIAGAGHTVTIVSTDKGYCQLLSPNLRIRDYFQKRWLDIPFIDKEFGVSPEQLPDYWGLAGISSSKVPGVAGIGPKSATALLQQYHSIENLFANLDKLEDKWQKKLSGKQEIALVCRDIATLRTDIELKGNLNQLRYTPCG from the coding sequence ATGATCCATTTGTTGATTATCGATGCATTAAATTTAATACGCCGTATCCACGCGGTGCAAGGAAGCCCGTGTGGAGAAACCTGTATGTCTGCAATATCACAGCTGATAGCGCATACGGAGGCCACACATATTGTGGCAGTATTTGATGAAGAAGGTCGTCATCAAAGCTGGCGTCATGAAAAGCTGCCCGATTACAAAGCGGGTCGTCAGCCGATGCCTGAAGATCTGCATACTGAACTCCCTACCTTAATGGCCTTATTTAAGGAAAAAGGGATTCACTGCTGGCAATCGGAAGGGGATGAAGCCGACGATTTGGCTGCCACATTAGCAACGCGAATTGCGGGAGCTGGGCATACCGTGACTATCGTATCCACGGATAAAGGTTATTGCCAACTACTTTCACCTAATCTGCGAATTCGTGATTATTTTCAAAAGCGCTGGCTAGATATCCCTTTTATTGATAAAGAGTTTGGGGTCTCTCCTGAGCAGCTTCCTGATTATTGGGGCCTAGCAGGCATTAGTAGCAGCAAGGTTCCCGGCGTTGCAGGCATTGGCCCCAAAAGTGCGACAGCGCTATTGCAGCAATATCACTCCATTGAAAATTTATTTGCTAATTTAGATAAGCTTGAAGATAAATGGCAAAAAAAGCTATCGGGGAAACAAGAGATTGCGCTAGTTTGCCGTGATATTGCCACACTGAGAACTGATATTGAGTTAAAAGGAAACTTAAATCAGTTGCGTTATACACCCTGCGGATAG
- the rlmM gene encoding 23S rRNA (cytidine(2498)-2'-O)-methyltransferase RlmM, with translation MSNKIALYCRPGFEKECAAEITDKAGQKEIYGFARVKENSGYVIFECYQAEDADTLARTLPFRELIFARQMIVVGDLLKDLPPEDRITPIVSALSQQVVRAGDIRVEVADTNESKELMKFCRKFTVPLRNALRKEKILLPLENFKRPVIHVFFIAPGCCYTGYSYTNNSSNFYMGIPRLKFPSDAPSRSTLKLEEAFHVFIPYEEWDERLAGGMKAVDLGACPGGWTYQLVKRSMMVHAVDNGPMAESLMETGQVTHHRVDGFKFQPTSQNITWLVCDMVEKPAKVAALMTDWLIKGWCREAIFNLKLPMKKRYEEVSHILEKMQLQLKESGVNALIQAKQLYHDREEVTVHVMRIWSANPMAREYY, from the coding sequence ATGAGTAATAAGATTGCACTTTATTGTCGACCAGGCTTTGAAAAAGAGTGCGCAGCAGAGATTACGGATAAAGCAGGGCAAAAAGAAATTTATGGTTTTGCCCGTGTTAAAGAGAATAGTGGTTATGTCATTTTTGAGTGCTATCAAGCAGAAGATGCGGACACACTCGCGCGGACATTACCTTTTCGTGAGCTAATTTTTGCTCGCCAGATGATTGTCGTTGGTGATTTATTAAAAGACTTGCCACCTGAAGATCGTATCACGCCAATAGTCAGCGCTCTAAGCCAACAAGTGGTGAGAGCCGGAGATATTCGTGTAGAAGTGGCGGACACCAACGAATCAAAAGAACTGATGAAGTTTTGTCGTAAGTTTACGGTGCCTTTACGAAATGCGCTGCGTAAAGAAAAAATCTTACTTCCGCTTGAAAACTTTAAGCGCCCTGTGATCCACGTATTTTTCATTGCACCAGGGTGCTGTTATACCGGCTATTCATATACCAATAATAGTTCGAATTTTTATATGGGCATCCCACGTTTAAAATTTCCGTCAGATGCTCCGAGCCGTTCAACCTTGAAACTTGAGGAAGCTTTCCACGTCTTTATCCCTTATGAAGAGTGGGATGAACGACTCGCTGGTGGAATGAAAGCCGTGGATTTAGGGGCGTGTCCGGGGGGATGGACTTACCAACTGGTTAAACGCAGTATGATGGTTCATGCAGTTGATAATGGTCCTATGGCAGAAAGCTTGATGGAAACAGGGCAGGTAACTCACCACCGAGTAGACGGCTTTAAGTTCCAACCAACATCGCAAAATATTACATGGCTAGTATGTGATATGGTTGAAAAACCAGCAAAAGTTGCGGCATTGATGACGGATTGGCTAATAAAAGGTTGGTGCCGTGAGGCAATTTTTAATCTAAAACTGCCAATGAAAAAGCGTTATGAAGAAGTTTCTCATATCTTAGAAAAGATGCAGCTTCAGCTTAAAGAGAGCGGTGTAAATGCCCTGATCCAAGCTAAGCAGCTTTATCATGATAGAGAAGAAGTGACTGTGCATGTAATGCGTATTTGGTCAGCAAACCCAATGGCGCGTGAATATTATTAA
- a CDS encoding DUF423 domain-containing protein: protein MNSRLMLIFAGISGFFTVAFGAIGSHALSSIMSVHQMDWIETGLRYQMLHTVTLMVLGAILLRKVILWFYWSGVFFSVGILLFSGSLYCMALLQVKYFSYFTPIGGVCFLIGWLLVVIGAMRLRKSASRNE, encoded by the coding sequence GTGAATAGTCGTTTGATGTTAATTTTTGCTGGAATCAGTGGCTTTTTTACTGTTGCTTTTGGGGCTATTGGTTCTCATGCATTATCGTCAATCATGAGTGTCCATCAAATGGACTGGATTGAAACAGGATTACGTTATCAAATGTTGCACACTGTCACGTTAATGGTGCTAGGTGCGATTTTATTACGCAAAGTGATCTTGTGGTTTTATTGGTCAGGTGTTTTTTTCTCTGTTGGAATACTTCTTTTTAGTGGTAGCCTTTATTGTATGGCCCTATTGCAGGTAAAATACTTTTCTTATTTTACGCCAATAGGGGGAGTTTGTTTCCTAATTGGTTGGTTGTTAGTAGTAATTGGCGCTATGCGTCTAAGGAAATCGGCGTCACGCAATGAGTAA
- a CDS encoding transcriptional regulator GcvA translates to MSKRLPPLNALRVFDAAARHLSFTKAAEELFVTQAAVSHQMKSLEDFLGLKLFRRRNRSLLLTEEGQSYYLDIKEIFSSLNEATRKLQARSAKGALTVSLSPSFAIQWLVPRLSGFNQAYPGIDVRIQAVDREEDKLADDVDVAIFYGRGNWTGLRTDRLYAEYLMPVCSPSLMTGDNQLKNPEDLAKHTLLHDSSRKDWQAYVKQLELQNIVNVQQGPIFSHSAMVIQAAVHGQGVALTNNVMAKNEIDAGRLVCPFSEVLVSKNAFYLVCQESQADLGKIAAFRQWILAQAASEQEKLGFITGDQDVALIQ, encoded by the coding sequence ATGTCTAAAAGATTACCGCCACTGAATGCCCTGAGAGTGTTTGATGCTGCTGCACGTCATTTAAGTTTTACTAAGGCAGCAGAAGAATTATTTGTCACCCAAGCCGCAGTGAGTCACCAAATGAAAAGTTTGGAAGATTTCCTTGGGTTGAAGCTATTTCGGCGACGTAATCGTTCATTGCTATTAACGGAAGAAGGCCAGAGCTATTACCTAGATATTAAAGAAATATTTTCTTCTTTAAATGAAGCGACCCGTAAGTTGCAAGCTCGGAGTGCCAAGGGGGCTCTCACGGTAAGTCTATCTCCAAGTTTTGCTATTCAATGGTTGGTACCTAGGCTATCTGGGTTTAACCAAGCTTATCCAGGTATTGACGTAAGGATCCAAGCAGTTGATAGAGAAGAAGATAAACTCGCTGATGATGTCGATGTCGCCATTTTTTATGGTCGAGGAAACTGGACTGGTTTAAGAACGGATAGGCTGTATGCCGAATATTTGATGCCAGTTTGTTCCCCGTCATTAATGACTGGAGATAATCAGTTAAAAAATCCAGAGGACTTAGCTAAGCATACACTGTTACATGATTCTTCACGTAAAGACTGGCAAGCGTATGTTAAGCAACTGGAGTTACAAAATATCGTCAATGTACAGCAAGGTCCTATTTTTAGTCATAGTGCAATGGTGATCCAAGCGGCAGTACATGGGCAAGGTGTTGCATTGACTAATAATGTAATGGCAAAGAATGAAATTGACGCAGGGCGATTAGTTTGTCCCTTTAGTGAGGTGTTAGTTAGTAAAAATGCGTTTTATTTAGTCTGCCAAGAAAGTCAGGCAGATTTAGGGAAAATAGCTGCGTTCCGTCAGTGGATCCTTGCGCAAGCTGCGAGTGAGCAGGAGAAATTGGGGTTTATTACGGGTGACCAGGATGTGGCGCTTATTCAGTAA
- the csdA gene encoding cysteine desulfurase CsdA, which translates to MDHFSATPFRQAFPAINSSTLFFDSAATALKPLAMIEASNDYYRLSGSSVYRGQSPESLKLTRDYELGRIRAAKFINAASEKNIIWTRGTTESINLIAQSYFRPILQAGDEIIVSEIEHHSNLLPWMIVAKQTGAKVIKWPMEKDASLNIDKLKPLLTNKTKAIAITQMSNVTGFQPDVAAITHLAHQIGARVIVDGAQGVVHCPIDVSTEDIDFYVFSAHKLYGPTGLGVCYGKTELLEAMAPWHGGGKMLTEVNFESFTPAPIPQCFEAGTPNIAGVIAFSAVLEWVAAIDLAQAEAYTCSLIEYANRKLSHIPGFIRYSVPNSPLLSFNFAGIHHSDLGMLLTEQHIALRYGQHCAQPLMDALNISGCIRISAMPYNNLQDIDKLIKAVTFSLSILND; encoded by the coding sequence ATGGATCATTTTAGTGCTACCCCATTTCGCCAAGCATTTCCTGCAATAAACTCCTCAACACTATTTTTTGATAGTGCAGCAACGGCATTGAAACCCCTTGCGATGATTGAGGCTTCGAACGATTACTATCGTTTATCTGGAAGTTCGGTCTACCGCGGACAATCCCCCGAGTCATTAAAATTGACCCGCGACTATGAACTTGGTCGCATTCGAGCTGCAAAATTCATCAATGCAGCCAGCGAAAAAAATATTATTTGGACGCGTGGTACAACTGAGTCAATTAATTTAATTGCTCAAAGTTATTTTCGCCCTATATTACAAGCTGGTGATGAAATTATTGTTAGTGAAATAGAGCACCATTCAAACTTATTACCGTGGATGATCGTTGCTAAGCAAACAGGGGCTAAAGTTATAAAATGGCCAATGGAAAAAGACGCGTCGTTAAATATTGATAAACTAAAACCACTGCTAACTAACAAAACCAAAGCTATTGCTATCACTCAAATGTCGAATGTCACTGGTTTCCAGCCTGATGTAGCCGCAATCACCCACCTCGCACATCAAATAGGTGCTCGCGTTATCGTTGACGGTGCACAAGGTGTTGTACACTGCCCAATCGATGTGAGTACTGAAGATATCGATTTTTATGTGTTTTCCGCCCATAAACTTTATGGTCCAACGGGGCTTGGTGTGTGTTATGGCAAAACGGAATTATTAGAAGCAATGGCACCTTGGCATGGTGGTGGAAAAATGTTGACTGAAGTGAACTTTGAAAGTTTCACACCCGCCCCCATTCCCCAGTGTTTTGAAGCCGGCACTCCCAATATTGCGGGGGTTATTGCATTCTCCGCCGTCCTAGAATGGGTAGCAGCTATCGATTTAGCGCAAGCAGAGGCTTACACTTGCTCACTTATTGAATATGCAAATAGAAAGCTCTCACACATTCCAGGTTTTATTCGTTATAGTGTGCCTAATTCGCCTTTACTCTCATTTAATTTTGCCGGTATTCATCATAGCGATTTAGGCATGCTATTGACTGAACAGCATATTGCATTACGCTATGGGCAGCATTGTGCCCAACCTTTAATGGATGCCTTGAATATTAGTGGCTGCATACGCATCTCAGCGATGCCATACAATAATCTGCAAGATATTGATAAACTTATAAAAGCCGTCACATTTTCACTTTCAATACTCAATGACTAA
- the csdE gene encoding cysteine desulfurase sulfur acceptor subunit CsdE, giving the protein MTSTKHELAPHPFGTEIGIQEIVEQFSTHKAWEDKYRLLIQFARQLPALTDEEKQHTQEVKGCENRVWIGALINDDETFHFYGDSEGRVVKGLFAILLAAIEQKTAKEILAIDFNELLEKTGLLGQLSGSRQNGIQSLITVIQNIANEMTPA; this is encoded by the coding sequence ATGACTTCGACTAAACATGAACTTGCTCCGCACCCTTTTGGTACAGAGATTGGAATTCAAGAAATAGTTGAACAGTTTTCCACACACAAAGCATGGGAAGATAAGTACCGTCTACTTATCCAATTTGCGCGGCAATTACCCGCGTTAACTGACGAAGAAAAACAGCACACTCAAGAAGTGAAGGGTTGCGAAAACCGTGTATGGATTGGCGCATTAATCAATGATGATGAAACTTTTCATTTTTATGGTGACAGTGAAGGTCGCGTAGTAAAGGGACTTTTCGCTATCTTATTAGCGGCTATTGAACAAAAAACAGCAAAAGAGATCTTGGCAATTGATTTTAATGAGCTACTAGAAAAAACAGGTTTACTCGGCCAACTCAGTGGTTCACGCCAAAATGGTATTCAGTCACTAATTACAGTCATTCAAAATATTGCCAATGAAATGACACCCGCCTAA